Proteins encoded together in one Raphanus sativus cultivar WK10039 unplaced genomic scaffold, ASM80110v3 Scaffold1293, whole genome shotgun sequence window:
- the LOC130504007 gene encoding leucine-rich repeat receptor-like serine/threonine-protein kinase SKM1: protein MRGVRMSNWPDFSGPLRSGLSPWSPLAGEDIMQVRDRDVTNLTVLDLSTNNLTGKLPDTLCDSGQLTKLILFSNSLHGVIPQSLGKCQSLERVRLQNNNLSGKLPRGFNELQLVNFLDLSNNNLRGNLGIFNMPQLEMLNLGKNKFSGELPDLSRSKRLKKLDLSGNIISGLVPVELMTFTELMNLDISYNEITGVIPSELSSCKKLVSLDMSHNNLTGEIPSSFSDFPVLSDLDLSGNQLSGEIPKNLGNIESLVQVNISHNHLHGSLPLTGAFLAINATAVAGNNNLCGENNVSIVPPCSVVRKRSTNSWWFVVMLTFVAFLAVVLSGFFISLVFQMKHNVLEVKKVEQEDGTKWEIQFFDSRFIKSLTVNAILSSLKNENIFVDKNGVKFVIKKVKKYDSLPNISEIVKLPEHRNIIKLVVTCRLEEVAYLIHENVE, encoded by the exons ATGCGTGGAGTCCGGATGTCGAACTGGCCCGACTTTTCTGGTCCACTACGATCAGGGCTGTCACCATGGTCACCACTGGCTGGCGAAGACATCATGCAA gtccgggatagggatgttacaaACCTCACTGTTCTTGATCTTTCTACCAACAATCTCACCGGAAAACTGCCTGACACTCTCTGTGACTCTGGCCAACTCACCAAGCTCATCCTCTTCTCTAACTCTCTCCACGGCGTCATCCCGCAGAGTTTAGGCAAGTGCCAGAGCTTAGAGCGAGTGAGGCTTCAAAACAATAACTTATCAGGCAAGTTACCTCGAGGGTTCAACGAGTTGCAACTAGTTAACTTCTTGGACTTATCAAACAACAACCTCCGAGGTAACCTGGGAATATTCAACATGCCACAGCTTGAGATGTTAAATCTCGGGAAGAACAAATTCTCTGGTGAATTACCTGATCTTTCTAGAAGCAAGAGACTCAAGAAGCTTGATTTATCAGGGAACATAATATCTGGACTAGTTCCAGTAGAGCTCATGACGTTCACGGAACTTATGAATTTGGATATAAGCTATAACGAGATCACTGGAGTGATCCCAAGTGAATTGTCTTCTTGCAAGAAACTAGTCAGCCTTGACATGAGCCACAACAATCTTACCGGGGAAATTCCTTCAAGTTTTTCGGATTTTCCAGTTCTCAGCGATCTTGACTTGTCTGGCAACCAATTATCAGGCGAGATTCCCAAGAATCTAGGAAACATCGAGTCTCTTGTACAAGTCAACATCTCTCATAATCATCTTCACGGAAGCTTACCTTTAACCGGAGCTTTTCTTGCCATAAACGCAACAGCGGTCGCCGGTAATAACAATCTCTGCGGTGAAAATAACGTTAGCATTGTACCTCCTTGCAGCGTGGTAAGAAAGAGAAGTACAAATAGTTGGTGGTTTGTAGTCATGCTGACCTTTGTAGCCTTCTTGGCCGTCGTTCTCTCCGGTTTCTTTATCTCTCTTGTCTTTCAAATGAAGCACAACGTTTTAGAGGTCAAGAAAGTTGAACAAGAAGATGGTACAAAGTGGGAAATTCAGTTCTTCGATTCAAGATTCATCAAATCGCTTACAGTAAACGCGATTCTATCGTCTctcaaaaatgaaaacatttttgttgataaaaacGGCGTGAAGTTCGTTATTAAGAAGGTCAAGAAGTATGATTCTCTTCCTAACATATCCGAAATTGTGAAACTTCCGGAGCACAGGAACATTATTAAGCTAGTGGTGACGTGCCGGTTGGAAGAAGTGGCATACTTGATTCATGAGAACGTCGAAG
- the LOC130504005 gene encoding leucine-rich repeat receptor-like serine/threonine-protein kinase SKM1, with protein ELLLSFQSSIQDPSRHLSSWSYSSSNDVCLWYGVVCSNFSRVVSLDLSGKNISSQILTSTIFRLPFLQTINLSNNKFSGPVPHDIFTTSPPSLRYLNLSNNNLSGSIPRGFLPNLYTLDLSNNMFSGDIYEDIRLFSNLKVLDLGGNVLSGHVPACFGNLSRLEFLTLASNQLTGGIPTELGLMKNLKWIYLGYNNLSGEIPYQLGDLSSLKHLDLVYNNISGPIPPSLGDLKELEYMFLYQNKLSSQIPPSIFSLKNLISLDFSDNSLSGEIPELLSQLQSFEILHLFSNNLSGKIPEGLTSLPRLQVLKLWSNKFSGEIPASLGKHNNLVASLSPGDRPGLSKGSYRHAYTLIGNPPCQLLVARVDDRFAFFEIPIHPYPYTSTYSPAHREMEREGLSIGLLSEVTLDQPARKTLYITLCGSQD; from the coding sequence TCGAGCTTCTCTTATCATTCCAGTCCTCAATTCAAGACCCTTCAAGGCATCTCTCTTCTTGGTCCTACTCATCATCCAATGATGTTTGCCTTTGGTACGGCGTCGTTTGCAGCAACTTCTCGCGTGTTGTTTCTCTCGATCTCTCCGGCAAGAACATCTCTAGCCAAATCCTCACTTCCACTATATTCCGGCTACCTTTTCTACAAACCATTAACCTCTCCAATAACAAATTTTCCGGTCCAGTCCCTCATGACATCTTCACCACTTCGCCTCCTTCTCTTCGTTACCTAAACCTAAGCAACAACAACTTATCTGGTTCCATCCCTCGAGGCTTTCTTCCAAATCTCTACACGTTAGATCTTTCAAACAACATGTTTTCAGGAGACATCTACGAGGACATCAGACTTTTCTCTAACCTTAAGGTCCTAGATCTCGGCGGAAACGTCTTATCCGGCCATGTACCGGCCTGCTTCGGAAACCTCTCAAGATTGGAGTTCCTAACACTGGCTTCAAACCAGTTAACCGGAGGTATACCAACGGAACTAGGGCTGATGAAAAACTTGAAGTGGATATACTTGGGATACAACAATCTTTCTGGGGAAATTCCTTACCAACTCGGTGACTTATCATCTCTAAAGCATCTTGATCTTGTCTACAACAATATCTCAGGACCGATACCTCCTTCACTAGGAGACTTAAAGGAGCTTGAATACATGTTTCTCTACCAAAACAAGCTCTCAAGTCAGATTCCACCGTCCATCTTCTCCCTCAAAAACCTCATATCTCTCGACTTTAGCGATAACTCGCTCTCTGGAGAGATCCCTGAGCTCTTGTCTCAGCTGCAAAGCTTCGAGATTCTCCATCTTTTCTCTAATAACTTATCAGGAAAGATTCCGGAAGGACTAACGTCTTTGCCACGTCTACAAGTTCTTAAGCTGTGGTCCAACAAGTTTTCTGGCGAAATTCCGGCAAGTCTTGGGAAGCATAACAACCTTGTAGCATCCCTATCCCCCGGGGATCGACCGGGGTTATCGAAAGGGAGCTATAGACACGCTTATACCCTTATAGGCAATCCGCCGTGTCAGTTACTGGTCGCAAGAGTCGACGATCgctttgctttctttgaaattcCGATCCACCCGTATCCATACACTTCTACTTACAGTCCTGCGCACAGGGAAATGGAAAGGGAGGGTCTGAGTATTGGATTACTCAGTGAAGTGACTCTAGACCAGCCTGCCCGCAAGACACTCTACATTACTCTATGCGGGAGTCAGGACTGA